Sequence from the Aquimarina sp. Aq107 genome:
AAGACACACGTTATTACCTTGCACATACAACGATTATGAGCGTGCTTGTAATCAAGAAATACCTGAAAGATGGTATAAGGCAAAACGAAAAAACGAAGTTTAACATTTTTATTAGGGAGATTTAAGGTTTTTTTTAGAAAAAAATTGTTTTTCTGGAAATAAATAAATAGGTTTACGACCTTAAATCTCAAAGATCTTAACCTAAAACACGTTATGAAGAAATTTGTATCACTCTTTGCTATTGTAGCAATGCTCTATAGTTGTGGTGGCGGAAACCGCGGAGAACTAGTCGGAGTAAAGGGTAAAAAATGGCATCCAGAGAAACCTTATGGAATGGCCCTCATCCCCGGAGGATCGTTTATCATGGGTAAATCTGATGATGACAAAGCTGCATTAGCTAATGCACCTACAAAAACAGTTACCGTTCGTTCTTTCTACATGGACGAAACTGAAGTAACCAACAGTGAATATAGACAATTTGTTCGCTGGGTTCGTGATTCTACAATCAGAATGAAGTTGGCTATTATGGCTGATGATTTGGGTAAAACCCCTGGTGATGATGGTATCGGAGAATATGCTTTCCTTGATGCGAACACAGAAGATATGTCTGTTTATGAAAAATATGTATACGATAATTATAGTGGAACAGGTGAAACTGGTTACGAAGGTCGTAAACTTAATAAAGATATAGACATCGAATGGGATACAGAAGATTATCCTGATGAGTTTTATACAGAAGTTATGGATTCTTTATATATACCTTTAGAAGAATCTTATAATGGTAGACGAACATTTGATGTGCAGAATTTTAAATTCAGGTTTACTTGGATGGATATTCAAGCTGCCGCTCGTGCTAAGAAGGGAAGAAGAAAAGATTTTGTTAAGGAAACAGTAATCGAAGTATACCCTGATACTACAGTATGGATTAAAGATTTTAATTATTCTTACAATGAACCAATGCATAATGATTACTTCTGGCATAGTTCATATGATGATTATCCTGTAGTAGGAGTTTCTTGGGAACAAGCAAAAGCCTTTTGTACTTGGAGAACTATCGAAAAAAATTCTTATCAGAAAAAACGTAACAAGGAATTTGTAAACTATTTTAGATTACCTACAGAAGCTGAGTGGGAATACGCAGCTAGAGGAGGTCTGGAATCAGGAACATATCCTTGGGGAGGTCCATATGCATTGAATGATAGAGGTTGTTTCTTAGCGAACTTTAAACCTTTACGTGGTAATTATGCAGCAGATAACTTCCTATATACGGTTGAAGCTAAAACATTTGAGCCTAATGATTATAACTTATATAACATGGCTGGAAATGTTTCAGAATGGGTGCAGTCTTCTTATGATCCTGCGGCCTATGAATATGTGTCATCAATGAACCCGAATGTTAATGATGATCAGAACAAACGAAAAGTTGTACGTGGTGGATCTTGGAAAGATGTTGCTTATTTCCTACAGGTAAGTACGAGAGATTACGAATACGCGGATTCAGCTAGAAGTTATATTGGATTCAGAACGGTACAGGATTATATGGGTACTGACGTTACTGGAGAAGATAATACCCAAAATCAGAATTAGAATAAGTCCCAAAATTTATCTATCAACCTTAATTACTAACCCTTTTTTAATTTAATATTTAAAAAATTTAAAAAACTAAACACATTTATTATGGCAAATTCAAAATCAAGCAAGAAGTTAATGAACATGGTATACGGTCTCGGAGCGGCTGTAGTAATCCTTGGAGCTTTATTTAAAATTATGCACTGGCCTTTTGGAAACGAGATGCTTATCATCGGTCTTATTACAGAAGCACTTGTATTTACAGTTTCTGCATTCGAACCAGTAGATGATGAATTAGATTGGTCTCTAGTATATCCAGAATTAGCTGGTGGAAGTAAAAGAGATAAGAAAGAAGCTCAAACTCCTGAAGGTTTATTATCTAAGAAATTAGATGATATGCTTAAAGAAGCTAGATTAGATACAAATTTAATGAATAGTCTTGGAGAAAGTATCCGTAACTTCGAAGGTGCTGCTAAAGGTATTGCACCTAGTGTAGATGCTATCCAAGGAACTAAAAAATACAGTGAAGAAATGGCTGCTGCCGCGACTCACTTAGAATCTTTGAACAGCTTGTACAAAGTACAATTAGAATCTTCTGCAAAACAAGCTGAAGCTAATGCTGCAATTGCTGATAACGCTAAAGCGCTTGAAGAGCAAATGAAGAGCTTGTCTAGTAACCTGTCTTCTCTTAATGGAGTGTATGGTGGTATGTTAAGTGCTATGAACAGAAACTAGTATTTAACTTAATTTAAAAAATAACTACCAAAATATAGAAATATGGCAGGAGGAAAATTATCACCAAGGCAGAAGATGATCAATCTTATGTACTTGGTATTTATAGCGATGATGGCATTAAACATGTCAAAAGAAGTATTATCTGCATTCGGTTTAATGAATGAAAAACTTACAGCAGCTAATACTATTGCTACTGAGCGTAATTCAGCATTTATGACTGGATTAGCGGACAAAGTTTCAGAACAACCAGAGAAATATACACCACTTAAGCAAAAGGCTGATGAAATCAGTACTTATTCTAACGAATTTAATGCATATGTAGAGCAATTAAAATCTGAGTTGTTAGAAACTGCTGATGATCCTACGGATTATGAGACAATGGATAAGCCTGATGCTTTAGATACTAAATTCTTTGAAGGAGGTAAAACATCAGCAGCTGCGTCAGAATTTCTTGAAAAAATCAAAACATATAGAGAAGGAGTTGTTACAGCTATCCGTTCTGTAAAAGAAGTTGATGGTCAAGTAGCAACTGATGTTGAGAAAGCTTTTTCTACCGAAGATGTAGAAAACAGAGATAAAGTAAAAGTAGACTGGTTGAAATATAATTTTGAAGGTTTTCCTTTAGTAGCTTCTCTTACTAAGTTAACTCAGATGCAAGCAGATGTAAAAACAACAGAAAGTAAAGTATTATCTGCTTTATTAGCTGGACAGCAAGCTTCTGAACTATCATTTAGTAATTATGAAGCGATAGTTGTTCCGGATAAGACTGCTTTCTTTAGTGGAGAGAAGTTTAAAGGACGTATTGTTCTTGGTCGTTTTGACGCTACTTTAAAACCAACCAAAGTAATGGTTAATGGTAAGGAGCAAACTGAAGTTCAAAATGGTCAGATTATGTTAGATTTCCCAGCAGGAAATGTTGGAGAAAGAAAAATAGATGGTGTACTTGAGTTTAAAGAAGGTGATTCTATTATACCAATTAAGATTCAGAGTACTTATGCTGTAATTCCAAAACCAAATTCGGCGGTAATTTCAGCTGATAAAATGAATGTGGTTTATAGAGGAGTTCAGAATCCTATGACAATTTCTATTCCTGGAGTTCCTGCAGTTAGTGCAAGTGCACCTGGTCTAAAGAAAAGTGGAGGAGCTGGTAAATATGTAATGAATGTTACTACAGTTAAAGCTAGAGAGGTTGCTATAAAGGTAAGTGGTAAACTTCCAAACGGAACTACTGTTAGTGATAGTAAGAAATTTAGAATTAAAGATATTCCAAGACCTGTAGGTACTGCAAGAGGTGAAGACGGAAGTATCAAAATGTCAAAAAGTGGTTTAGATAAAGCTTCTATCGGAGCAATACTACCAGATTTCGATTTTGATATTAAGTTAGACGTAACTAGCTTTAAGTTTAAAGTAAGTGGTCAGCCTACTATTAATGTAAGAGGACGTAGATTGGATTCAAGAGCAAAATCTGCACTTAAGAAAGCAAAAAGAGGATCTACAGTTCAGGTAATGGATATCAAAGCTCAGTTAAAAACGAATAAGGGATATAAATTGAAAAAAATATCTCCAGTTATCATTGAGTTAACGAACTAAAATAAACTAATGATTATGAATTTGAAAAATTTGTTATTAACCGTTCTTGGCCTATTCGTGACGTTATTTTCGTTTGGTCAAGCCAATATTTTAAATGCTGATAGTCCAGAAGATATTGGAAAAAAAACAATCGAACAGATTCAAGCGGATAATGACCTTCCGTTAGAGTATGGTTATGTTGATAAGCGTGATGTACTTTGGGCAAAAACTACTTGGGAGACGATCGATCTTGATGAGCGTATAAATTTCCCATTATATTATCCTATAGATACGGTTAATATTGGTGCTGATAGACGTGCATTATATGATGTACTATTATCAAATGTTAAGAATGGTAAAATCCAAAAAATTTACGCAGATTCATATTTTACAGAAACACGTACATTAGGTGATCTTGATGGTACTTTGTCTAAAATAGATACGTTAGATTTAGGGTATGAGCAGTTTAATGCTGGTGAGCCTGTAGATCCTCAATATATCGAGGTAACTACAATTAGTGCTGCTGACATTTCGGAATATAAGATCAGAGGATACTGGTATTTTGATAAGCGTCAGGGAGAATTAAGATATAGGCTACTTGGTATTGCTCCAGTTGCACCGGATGTAAACTTTATTAATGATGATGAACCTGATATGGTTCCATTATTTTGGGTTTGGTATCCTGATGTAAGAGAAATACTTCATAATGCAAAGGCTTTTAATAGAAAGAATACTTCGATGCCTTTTACATATGATCACGTACTTAATGCAAGACGATTTAATTCTGTAATTTACAAGGAAGATAACATTCAAGGTGACCGAGAGGTAAATGATTATATCATTGACAATGCTTTGATGCAGTTATTAGAAAGTGAAAGAATTAAAGAAAGTATCAGAAATTTTGAAATGGATATGTGGAGTTACTAAACTCTAGAGTTTCTAATATAATATATAAACGCCCAACTTTTGTTGGGCGTTTTGTTATTTTTATTCTATGGTAGATTATATAGTTGTTGGATTCGGACTAGCTGGATTATCATTTGTCAATAAGTTAGAAGATAATAATAAGTCATATTTGGTTTATGAGAATAGCTCAGAACAATCTTCTAGGGTTGCGGGAGGATTGTTTAATCCTATAATTCTTAAACGATTTACGCCAGCTTGGTTGGCTTCGGAACAACTGCAGTTAGCAATGAATGTTTACAAAAATATAGAGAGTAGATTAGATGTACCACTAATTTCTATGTTTCCAATTTTGAGACGATTTAATGATGTTGAAGAACAAAATTTATGGTTTGAAGCTTGTGATAAACCGTTATTAAAGGGATTTCTTTCCTCTGATTTAATTAAAAACCAAAATAAGGCTTTAGAGATACCATTTCATTTTGGAGAAGTAAAACATTCCGGAAAAATCGATGTTAATGCAATGTTACGGTTGTATTTATCTTATATAGAAGGAAAGAATTCTTTGGTTACAGAATCTTTTGAGTATGATAAACTAGTAGTCAAAGAGGATTTTATAGAATATAAAGGAGTAAAGGCTAAAAATATACTATTTTCCGAAGGGTATGGGCTGAGAAATAATCCGTTTTTTAATTATTTACCATTGCAAGGAAATAAAGGGGAGTATATTATAATTAAATCAGAAGAGCTAAAACTTAAAGAAGCAGTAAAATCATCTATATTTATTATTCCGCTAGGCGATGATTTGTATAAGGTTGGAGCTACCTATAACAATCAAGATAAGACTCCTGATATTACAGTTTCTGCTAAGGAAAGTTTAGAAAACAAGTTAAATCGTTTCTTAAAAGTAGCATATAAAGTAGTTGATCAAGTGGCAGGTATAAGACCGACAACTAGAGATAGGAGGCCTTTTATAGGGACACATCCACTATATAAAAACCTTCACATAATAAATGGTTTAGGAAGCCGCGGTATATTGATTGGGCCTTATGTGACAGAAAAATTATATGCTAGTATAGAAAAAGGAGTTACTTTAGAGAAAGAAATTGATATTAATCGCTATTCTAAATTAAGATAAGTTTTTCTTTTTACCATAATGCATAAAAAGATTAATCCAGATGTTTCTTGATAACCTAAGAATTATAGGAAAGAAGAATATTAGTGTTCCTACTATTACAAAGAAGCTATTTAACAAATTAAGTTCTAGAAATAGGTTGCCAATCACAAACGCCGCAACTGCAAATGCGATGCCAACACCGTAGCTTACATACATAGCGCCATAAAAAAAAGAGGGCTCTATCTTGTATTTTGTATTGCAGTGACTACAACGCTCATGCATTTGAAAGATTTTTCCAAGTTTGTATGGATTATTATCCTTATACATACTTTCATTTTGACAAACTGGACATGTCCCTGTAAAAATGCTGTAGATTTTAGTTCCTTTTAAGAAGCTCATAGTACTTTTATTCTATTACAAAATTAATCATCTTTGCACAAAAGATTCAAAAGCTGATGTTAAACATACATAACCTTTCAATTTCGTTTGGAGGAGAATATCTTTTCGAAGAAATTGCCTTTAGATTAAATGCCGGAGATAGAGTTGGACTAGTAGGGAAAAATGGTGCTGGAAAGTCCACTATGCTTAAAATTTTATCCAAAGAACAAGAACCAGATTCTGGTCAGATAGCGATGGATAAAGAAATAAAAATTGGTTTTCTAAAGCAGGATATTGATTTTGTTTTAGGGAGAACAGTGTTGGAAGAGTCGTATGAAGCCTTCACAGAAATCAAGAAGATTGAAAGGGAAATAGATAAGATTAATACTCAACTAGCAGAACGTACTGATTATGAAAGCGAGAGTTATAACCAATTGATAACAGACCTAAGTGATTATACGCATCAATATGAAATTCTAGGAGGATATAATTATCAAGGAGAAACCGAACGCGTGTTGCAAGGTTTAGGGTTTGTAAGGGAGGATTTTGATAAACTAACGGATACTTTTTCTGGAGGTTGGCGCATGAGAATTGAATTGGCAAAGTTGTTATTGCAAAATAATGATGTACTCCTGTTGGATGAGCCTACTAATCATTTAGATATTGAGTCTATTATATGGTTAGAAGGTTTTCTGAAAAACTATGTAGGCGTAGTAGTTATAGTTTCTCATGATAAAATGTTTTTGGATAATGTTACTAATAGAACTATAGAAATATCATTAGGTCGAATTTACGACTATAATAAACCGTATTCTAAGTATTTAGTGCTTCGTAAGGAAATAAGAGATCAGCAATTAGCAACACAAAAAAATCAATCTAAACAGATTGAACAGACCGAAAAGCTTATCGAAAAATTTAGAGCGAAAGCCTCAAAAGCTTCTATGGCGCAATCGCTTATTAAGAAATTGGATAAAGTAGAACGTATTGAAGTAGACGAAGACGATAATGCAGTAATGAACATCAGTTTTCCTATAAGTGTGCAGCCAGGTAAAGTAGTTATAGAGGCAGAAAAAGTTGGTAAAAACTATGGAGAAAAGGAGATTCTAAAAGATATTAATTTATTAGTAGAACGCGGTTCTAAAACAGCTTTTGTGGGCCAGAATGGGCAAGGAAAATCTACATTAGCTAAAATTATAATAGATGAGATATCACATGTCGGTAATCTGAAACTAGGTCATAATGTACAGATAGGATATTTTGCACAGAATCAATCAGAATATCTCGATGGTGAATTAACAATTCATGATACTATGATTAATGCTGCAAATGAAAAAACCCGAAGTAAAGTGAGGGATATGTTAGGAGCATTTTTATTTAGAGGAGATGAAGTAGAGAAAAAGGTAAAGGTTCTTTCTGGAGGCGAGCGTAATCGATTAGCCCTTTGTAAAATGCTTTTAGAGCCTTTTAATGTGCTTGTAATGGATGAGCCCACAAACCATTTAGATATTAAATCTAAAAATATTTTGAAGGAAGCATTAAAAAGTTTTGAAGGGACTTTGATTTTAGTATCTCATGATAGAGATTTTCTTCAGGGGTTAACCAATACTGTATATGAATTTAAGAATAAACAGATAAAAGAATATCTGGGAGATATAGATTATTATTTAGAACAAAGAAGAGTAGATGATCTTCGAGATATAGAAAAGAAAGATAAACAAGCTAAATCTATTTCTAATACGAAGGAAACTGCTAAGCAATCGTATGAGAGTCAGAAAAAGTTAAAATCATTAAATAATAAACTTAGTAATATAGAATCTAAGATCAACAAACTAGAAAAAGAAATAAAAGAAATAGACGTAGAGTTAGCTATTAATTATGATCAAACTATTGCTCAACCTGATTTCTTTGACAAATATCAGGCGAAAAAAGAAAATTTAGCTTCATTGATGGAAACTTGGGAAACATTGCAGGAAGAAATTGATAAATTATCTTAACTCCTATTTAAGGTGTTTAATTTATAGGATGTTTAAAAATGAAAACCTAAAATTATAATTCTGTTAGTGCAAGGTTACTTTTTTTAAACATACTTAAATTAACGTATGTTACCACAATGTTAAGATAGAATGAACCTTATAATTGATTTCAATTTTTGTCGTTTGTATCAGGTACAACTGAATATTTATAGATATTTTTGTACTCGTAAATTAAAGTATACAAGGTATGAATGATACAAAAGCCATTGATTTAAATGCACATGCGTTATCCTGGATAGGAAAGATCCATTATGATTTTGGGTTTCTAGTTCAGAAAGCGTTTAGCGAAAATGGATTGGATTTATCAAAAGAACAATGGAGTGTTTTGAAGCGACTAAGGGTTAATGATGGGCAATCGCAAAATGATTTAGCCTTTATTACACATCGTGATAAAACCTCTATGACTAGATTGGTAAATACAATGGAGAGTAAAGATCTTGTGGTAAGAAAGAGCGATGAGAATGATAGAAGAGTAAATAGAATTTTTCTAACAGATTATGGAAAAGAAGTAATCGAAAAAGTAACTCCTATTATGTATGATTTGATACCAGCTGTGCAAGAAAGTTTGAGTAATGAGGAAATCGAAAATTTGATCGGTACGCTTAAGAAAATAAAAGCTAAAATCGCTGAAATAGCAGATTAACATAAATAAATCTTAAAGAATATTAAAAAGATATCTAAAATTATTAGATGTCTTTTTTGGTTTTTAGAAGGTGGTTGTTTTTTATGAGTTCTTTAACTGCATCACACGTTTGTTGTTGATAGTTTTGTGCAGCTTTTCATGTTAGAAGTCTAAACAAATTATTGTGTATGAGAAACGTAATACTTTCTATTCTTGGATTATTACTAATTGCCGGAGCTTTATTTGGAGCTAAAACACTTATTGATAGTAAAACGAGAATAAAGCCCAAATCTGCTAAGGTTATTAAAACTGTGTTTGTAGACACAATTAAGAATGGTACTGTCCCAATTAAGATAACTGCAAATGGTAATCTGACTGCCAAAAGACGATTAGAATTATTTTCTGAAGTACAGGGAGTTTTTAAAGGAGGTGCCAAACTATTTAAAACAGGTCAACAATATCAAAAAGGACAAACATTAATAAGGATTGATGCTTCTGAGTATTACGCGTCAGTACAATCAGCTAAGAGTAATTTATATAACTTAATTACTTCTATAATGCCGGATTTGCGTCTGGATTATCCTGATATATTTGATAAATGGCAAAATTACCTTACTAATTTTGATATCAATAAGGTAACTCCGGAGCTACCAGAAACTACCTCTGAAAAAGAAAAATATTTTATTACTGGTAGAAATATTTACACTACATATTATAATGTAAAAAATTTAGAACAGCGATTGTCTAAATATAGAATTTCGGCTCCGTTTTCTGGAGTTCTTACAGAAGCTTTGGTTACAGAAGGGACTTTAATTCGTCAAGGGCAAAAGCTAGGAGAATTCATAGATACTAGCGCTTATGAAATCGAAGTAGCCGTAGGAAAAGAATACTCAGATTTATTAAAAATAGGAGAATCAGTAGAACTTTCCGATCTTAATAAATCTAAATTTTATACAGGTATAGTGAGTAGGATAAACGGAAGCGTAGATCAGGCTACACAGACGATTACTACATTTATAGAGGTTAAAGATCCGTCTTTAAAAGAAGGAATGTATTTAGAAGCAAATCTAAATGCCAGAAAAGCAGAGAACGCAATAGAAATTGATCGCAATTTACTTCAGCAAGGAGATAAGATTTTTGTAGTCAGAGATAGTATTTTAGATATTATTGATGTCAAGCCAGTTTATTTTTCTGACAAAAAGGTAATCTTAACTGGAGTTCCAAACGGAGATGTAATCCTTAATAAACCTGTTCCTGGAGCGTATGCAGGAATGCTCGTAAAAATATATCAAGGCAAATCGATAAATTCTTCAGCTGCAGATAATAACGTGATTAGTACCAATTCAAAATAGTAATTATGCGTAAAATTATCTCTTATTTTATTAGATATCATGTTGCTGTTGATGTAATTGTAATTGCCTTTATAGCATTTGGGATTTATGGAGCAATATCGCTTAAGTCATCATTTTTTCCACTAACCGATTCTAAAAACATTAATATAAGTGTTGTATATCCTGGTGCCTCTCCTTTGGAGATAGAAGAAGGTATTATACTTAAGGTCGAAGATAATCTTAAAGGTTTGGAAGGAGTAGAACGAGTTACTTCGACTTCTAGAGAAAATAGCGGAAGCATTAATGTCGAAATCGAAAAAGGAAAAGATATCGATTTTATGCTGCTCGAAGTTAAAAATGCGGTGGACAGAGTGCCTTCGTTTCCAACGGGAATGGAACCTATTGTAACTTCTAAACAAGAAGCAATTAGACCTACTATAGATTTTGCGATAAGCGGAACAGATATACCATTGGTCACTTTAAAACAAATTGCAAGACAAATTGAAAATGATCTTAGAGCAATAGACGGTATTTCGCAAATAAGTATAAGTGGATATCCCGATGAAGAAATTGAAATTGCAGTAAATGAAAATAACCTGCTCGCGTTTAGACTCAGTTTTAATGAGGTCGCGCAAGCAGTAAGTCGGGCTAATATATTAACTACAGGAGGTACTATTAAGACTAATGCCGAAGAATATCTTATCCGTGCTAATAATCGATCCTACTATGCCAATGAACTTTCTAACTTAATTATACGTGCAGATGCATCCGGACGTACCATAAGACTTAAGGATGTTGCAGAGATTAGGGATCGTTTCTCAGAATCACCTAATGCATCATATTTTAATGGAAATCTTTCTGTTAATGTACAGATAACAAGTACTAATACCGAAGATTTAATCTCTTCGGCAGAGAACACTAAAGCGTATATAGACGAATTTAATCAAAAATATAATAATGTTGAACTCAATGTAATTAGTGATCGATCTATTACGTTAGTGCAACGTACCAAATTGCTTACAGAAAATGCAATTATAGGAATGATCTTGGTGCTTATATTTTTGTCTTTATTTCTTAATACTCGTTTGGCATTTTGGGTGGCATTTGGCTTACCAATCGCTTTTTTAGGAATGTTTGTATTGGCGGGGTATTTTGATGTTACTATTAATGTTTTATCCCTTTTCGGGATGATTATTGTTATTGGTATTCTAGTAGATGACGGTATTGTAATTGCCGAAAATATTTATCAACATTACGAAAAAGGAAAAAGCCCAATTCAGGCTGCTATTGATGGAACAATGGAGGTAATTCCTCCGATAGTATCCGCAATTTTGACGACGATAATAGCTTTTGGGATCTTTTTGTTTTTAGATGGTCGTATTGGTGATTTCTTTGGAGAAGTATCGGTCATAGTAATTCTTACTCTTGGTGTTTCGTTAGTAGAAGCTTTAATTATTCTTCCTGCTCATTTAGCACATTCGAAAGCTTTAAAAGCAGAGGATAAAAAACCTAAAACCGGTATTGCTAGTTTATTTTCAAAACTACGATATATTAATACTTTCGGAGATAAAATTATGAGATGGCTTCGTGATAATCTTTATAGCCCTGCTCTTAGTTTTACATTAAAAAATAAATTTTTCACCTTCTCTATCTTCATTGTAATATTAATTTTTACAATTGGAAGTGTTGGAGGAGGGATTGTTAGAACTGCATTTTTTCCACGGATTGCTAGTGATGTAATATCGGTAGATTTAGGTATGCCTAATGGTACTAATGAAAAGATTACGGATTCTATTATTTCTATGATAGAAGAAAAAGCATGGCTTGTAAATAAAGAATTGAGTGAAGAGTTTTTGGTAGGTGAAGATTACGAAGGAAAACAGTTATTCGAAAATATAATTAGAAGTGTAAACTCATCCTCCAATGCATCTTTACGCATCAATATGTTACCTGGAGAGGAGCGTCCTAACGCTGTTAATTCTGGTTTAGTAGCTAATAAAATTCGTGAGAAAGTAGGACCTGTTTTTGGTACGGAACGATTGATTTTTGGGTCTGGTGGAAATTTTGGAGGAAGTCCGGTTTCGGTTTCATTATTAGGAAGTAATATAGGAGAACTAAAAGCAGCAAAAGAAGAATTTAAAACCATACTAGAAAATGATTCTAGACTTAAAGATGTTGCTGATAATGACCCTGCAGGGATTAAAGAAATTAAACTAGAACTTAAGGAAAGTGCGTATGCTCTAGGTCTTAACCTTAGCGATGTTATGGCTCAGGTACGAGGAGGTTTTTTTGGAATACAAGCACAACGTTTTCAAAGAGGTCAGGATGAAATAAGAGTTTGGGTACGTTATGATAGAGAGAATAGATCTTCTATTCTAGATCTTGATAATATGAGGATTTCTACAGCTGCAGGCGAGAGAATACCCTTAAATGAAATAGTGGATTACTCTATAGAACGAGGAGATGTAGCGGTCAATCATCTTGATGGAAGGAGAGAGGTTCAGATTTCTGCGGATTTAAAAAATCCAGAAACTACGAGTTCCACAGATGTTTTAGAAGAAATCCGTAATTCAATTATGCCAGAGATT
This genomic interval carries:
- the gldK gene encoding gliding motility lipoprotein GldK, giving the protein MKKFVSLFAIVAMLYSCGGGNRGELVGVKGKKWHPEKPYGMALIPGGSFIMGKSDDDKAALANAPTKTVTVRSFYMDETEVTNSEYRQFVRWVRDSTIRMKLAIMADDLGKTPGDDGIGEYAFLDANTEDMSVYEKYVYDNYSGTGETGYEGRKLNKDIDIEWDTEDYPDEFYTEVMDSLYIPLEESYNGRRTFDVQNFKFRFTWMDIQAAARAKKGRRKDFVKETVIEVYPDTTVWIKDFNYSYNEPMHNDYFWHSSYDDYPVVGVSWEQAKAFCTWRTIEKNSYQKKRNKEFVNYFRLPTEAEWEYAARGGLESGTYPWGGPYALNDRGCFLANFKPLRGNYAADNFLYTVEAKTFEPNDYNLYNMAGNVSEWVQSSYDPAAYEYVSSMNPNVNDDQNKRKVVRGGSWKDVAYFLQVSTRDYEYADSARSYIGFRTVQDYMGTDVTGEDNTQNQN
- the gldL gene encoding gliding motility protein GldL — encoded protein: MANSKSSKKLMNMVYGLGAAVVILGALFKIMHWPFGNEMLIIGLITEALVFTVSAFEPVDDELDWSLVYPELAGGSKRDKKEAQTPEGLLSKKLDDMLKEARLDTNLMNSLGESIRNFEGAAKGIAPSVDAIQGTKKYSEEMAAAATHLESLNSLYKVQLESSAKQAEANAAIADNAKALEEQMKSLSSNLSSLNGVYGGMLSAMNRN
- the gldM gene encoding gliding motility protein GldM — its product is MAGGKLSPRQKMINLMYLVFIAMMALNMSKEVLSAFGLMNEKLTAANTIATERNSAFMTGLADKVSEQPEKYTPLKQKADEISTYSNEFNAYVEQLKSELLETADDPTDYETMDKPDALDTKFFEGGKTSAAASEFLEKIKTYREGVVTAIRSVKEVDGQVATDVEKAFSTEDVENRDKVKVDWLKYNFEGFPLVASLTKLTQMQADVKTTESKVLSALLAGQQASELSFSNYEAIVVPDKTAFFSGEKFKGRIVLGRFDATLKPTKVMVNGKEQTEVQNGQIMLDFPAGNVGERKIDGVLEFKEGDSIIPIKIQSTYAVIPKPNSAVISADKMNVVYRGVQNPMTISIPGVPAVSASAPGLKKSGGAGKYVMNVTTVKAREVAIKVSGKLPNGTTVSDSKKFRIKDIPRPVGTARGEDGSIKMSKSGLDKASIGAILPDFDFDIKLDVTSFKFKVSGQPTINVRGRRLDSRAKSALKKAKRGSTVQVMDIKAQLKTNKGYKLKKISPVIIELTN
- the gldN gene encoding gliding motility protein GldN encodes the protein MNLKNLLLTVLGLFVTLFSFGQANILNADSPEDIGKKTIEQIQADNDLPLEYGYVDKRDVLWAKTTWETIDLDERINFPLYYPIDTVNIGADRRALYDVLLSNVKNGKIQKIYADSYFTETRTLGDLDGTLSKIDTLDLGYEQFNAGEPVDPQYIEVTTISAADISEYKIRGYWYFDKRQGELRYRLLGIAPVAPDVNFINDDEPDMVPLFWVWYPDVREILHNAKAFNRKNTSMPFTYDHVLNARRFNSVIYKEDNIQGDREVNDYIIDNALMQLLESERIKESIRNFEMDMWSY
- a CDS encoding FAD-binding oxidoreductase, whose translation is MVDYIVVGFGLAGLSFVNKLEDNNKSYLVYENSSEQSSRVAGGLFNPIILKRFTPAWLASEQLQLAMNVYKNIESRLDVPLISMFPILRRFNDVEEQNLWFEACDKPLLKGFLSSDLIKNQNKALEIPFHFGEVKHSGKIDVNAMLRLYLSYIEGKNSLVTESFEYDKLVVKEDFIEYKGVKAKNILFSEGYGLRNNPFFNYLPLQGNKGEYIIIKSEELKLKEAVKSSIFIIPLGDDLYKVGATYNNQDKTPDITVSAKESLENKLNRFLKVAYKVVDQVAGIRPTTRDRRPFIGTHPLYKNLHIINGLGSRGILIGPYVTEKLYASIEKGVTLEKEIDINRYSKLR
- a CDS encoding DUF983 domain-containing protein — translated: MSFLKGTKIYSIFTGTCPVCQNESMYKDNNPYKLGKIFQMHERCSHCNTKYKIEPSFFYGAMYVSYGVGIAFAVAAFVIGNLFLELNLLNSFFVIVGTLIFFFPIILRLSRNIWINLFMHYGKKKNLS
- a CDS encoding ABC-F family ATP-binding cassette domain-containing protein, which translates into the protein MLNIHNLSISFGGEYLFEEIAFRLNAGDRVGLVGKNGAGKSTMLKILSKEQEPDSGQIAMDKEIKIGFLKQDIDFVLGRTVLEESYEAFTEIKKIEREIDKINTQLAERTDYESESYNQLITDLSDYTHQYEILGGYNYQGETERVLQGLGFVREDFDKLTDTFSGGWRMRIELAKLLLQNNDVLLLDEPTNHLDIESIIWLEGFLKNYVGVVVIVSHDKMFLDNVTNRTIEISLGRIYDYNKPYSKYLVLRKEIRDQQLATQKNQSKQIEQTEKLIEKFRAKASKASMAQSLIKKLDKVERIEVDEDDNAVMNISFPISVQPGKVVIEAEKVGKNYGEKEILKDINLLVERGSKTAFVGQNGQGKSTLAKIIIDEISHVGNLKLGHNVQIGYFAQNQSEYLDGELTIHDTMINAANEKTRSKVRDMLGAFLFRGDEVEKKVKVLSGGERNRLALCKMLLEPFNVLVMDEPTNHLDIKSKNILKEALKSFEGTLILVSHDRDFLQGLTNTVYEFKNKQIKEYLGDIDYYLEQRRVDDLRDIEKKDKQAKSISNTKETAKQSYESQKKLKSLNNKLSNIESKINKLEKEIKEIDVELAINYDQTIAQPDFFDKYQAKKENLASLMETWETLQEEIDKLS